One Mesorhizobium sp. J428 DNA segment encodes these proteins:
- a CDS encoding FAD-binding oxidoreductase, with amino-acid sequence MPYTSPISPGYSWYEATVGERPEYPPLDGDIATDVVIIGGGYTGLSAAVHLAKAGTNVVLLEAHRFGDGASGRNGGQLGTGQRAGPEEMEQELGFTRAKALFDLAEEAKAHLLEFASTNRIEIDFRPGHLNVTHKTRELPDYVKYAEAAARFGYPNISLMDAAETAERVGSTHYVGGVRDTGAGHIHPMKLLVGTARVAAESGAHLHENTPATGIAAQGGKVRVTTPRGTVTAQKCLIATNAYGGNLEPVSAAHIMPIGSFIGATVPLGAASPVLPGGESVSDSRFVVRYFRRAPSGELLFGGREIYAVKDPKDIHVHIRRQITEIYPALRDVEITHGWGGYVGITVPRKPFVREVMPNVISAGGYSGHGVMLSNFMGKLYAETVAGNRDRLKLFEELKIPAFPGGRRFRSPLLFLALSWFALRDRF; translated from the coding sequence ATGCCTTACACTTCCCCCATCTCCCCTGGTTATTCCTGGTATGAAGCGACCGTCGGTGAACGGCCGGAATACCCGCCCCTGGACGGCGACATCGCGACCGACGTCGTCATCATCGGCGGCGGCTACACCGGCCTTTCCGCCGCCGTCCATCTCGCCAAGGCGGGAACGAATGTCGTGCTCCTCGAAGCGCATCGTTTCGGCGATGGCGCGTCGGGCCGCAATGGCGGCCAGCTCGGCACCGGCCAGCGCGCCGGACCGGAGGAGATGGAGCAGGAGCTCGGCTTCACCCGCGCCAAGGCGCTGTTCGACCTGGCCGAGGAGGCGAAGGCGCATCTGTTGGAATTCGCGTCGACCAACCGGATCGAGATCGACTTCCGCCCGGGCCATCTGAACGTCACGCACAAGACACGCGAATTGCCCGACTACGTAAAATATGCCGAGGCGGCCGCGCGCTTCGGCTATCCGAACATCTCCCTCATGGACGCGGCCGAGACTGCCGAGCGGGTCGGCTCGACGCACTATGTCGGAGGCGTGCGCGACACGGGCGCCGGCCACATCCACCCCATGAAGCTGCTCGTCGGCACGGCCCGGGTGGCGGCTGAGTCGGGTGCGCACCTGCACGAGAACACACCCGCGACTGGGATCGCCGCGCAGGGCGGCAAGGTGCGGGTCACGACGCCGCGCGGAACTGTCACCGCGCAGAAATGCCTTATCGCGACCAACGCCTATGGCGGCAATCTCGAACCGGTCAGTGCCGCCCACATCATGCCGATCGGTTCGTTCATCGGCGCCACGGTGCCGCTGGGCGCCGCGAGCCCCGTTCTGCCCGGCGGCGAGTCGGTGTCGGATTCACGCTTCGTGGTGCGCTATTTCCGGCGCGCGCCGAGCGGCGAACTCCTGTTCGGCGGACGCGAGATCTACGCCGTGAAGGATCCGAAGGACATCCACGTGCACATCCGCCGCCAGATCACCGAGATCTACCCGGCGCTGAGGGATGTCGAGATCACCCATGGATGGGGCGGCTATGTCGGTATCACCGTGCCGCGCAAGCCGTTCGTTCGCGAGGTGATGCCGAACGTCATCTCGGCCGGCGGCTATTCCGGCCACGGCGTGATGCTGTCCAACTTCATGGGCAAGCTCTACGCCGAGACGGTGGCCGGCAACCGCGACCGGCTGAAGCTCTTCGAGGAACTCAAGATCCCGGCTTTCCCGGGCGGCCGGCGCTTCCGCTCGCCGCTGCTGTTCCTGGCGCTCTCCTGGTTCGCCCTCAGAGACCGGTTCTGA
- a CDS encoding glutamine synthetase family protein, whose product MPPAKKEVRPSGRGGGERTPAFLKNYRGVRNWKEASQWLEWRSIEDIECITPDQAGVARGKMMPSTKFTSNTSLALPSAPFMMTISGDYPEDGNGFEYPEDDGDLKLVPDLSTLSSVPWETDPTAQVICDLVHQDGRLVEFTPRNVLRRVLGEYTRMGLKPVVAPEIEFYLVRKNPDPDYPLTPPVGRSGRPIAGGSGYSIAGVNEFDELIDDIYHFSASQGLEIDTLIHEEGAGQLEINLRHGDPIELADQVFMFKRTIREAALKHDMYATFMAKPIQGQPGSAMHIHQSIIDKKTGKNVFTAEDGSETDAFGHFIGGMQKHVPAALVMFAPYVNSYRRLTQAASAPVNTKWGYDNRTTAFRVPRSDPAARRVENRIPSSDANPYLALAASLACGLIGMQQKIRPDAPVGTTANEDEIDLPRGLLEAVELFENDEQLRAMLGDVFVSTYAAIKKAEFETFMEVISPWEREYLLLNV is encoded by the coding sequence ATGCCTCCCGCGAAGAAGGAAGTCCGACCGTCAGGCCGAGGCGGCGGAGAACGCACGCCCGCATTCCTGAAGAACTATCGCGGCGTGAGGAACTGGAAGGAAGCCAGCCAGTGGCTGGAATGGCGCAGCATCGAGGACATCGAATGCATCACGCCGGACCAGGCCGGTGTCGCGCGCGGCAAGATGATGCCCTCGACGAAGTTCACCTCCAACACGTCACTGGCGCTGCCGTCGGCGCCGTTCATGATGACGATCTCGGGCGACTATCCGGAGGACGGCAACGGCTTCGAATATCCGGAGGACGACGGCGATCTGAAACTGGTGCCGGACCTGTCGACCTTGTCTTCTGTGCCGTGGGAAACGGACCCGACGGCCCAGGTCATCTGTGACCTCGTCCACCAGGACGGTCGGCTGGTCGAGTTCACGCCGCGCAACGTCCTGCGCCGCGTGCTCGGCGAATATACCAGGATGGGACTGAAGCCGGTCGTGGCGCCGGAGATCGAGTTCTATCTCGTGCGCAAGAACCCTGACCCGGACTATCCGCTCACGCCGCCGGTCGGCCGCTCGGGACGGCCGATCGCCGGCGGGTCCGGCTATTCGATCGCCGGCGTCAACGAGTTCGACGAACTGATCGACGACATCTATCACTTCTCGGCCAGCCAGGGTCTCGAGATCGACACGCTGATCCACGAAGAGGGCGCCGGACAACTCGAGATCAACCTGCGCCACGGCGACCCGATCGAGCTCGCCGACCAGGTGTTCATGTTCAAGCGCACGATCCGCGAGGCGGCGCTGAAGCACGACATGTATGCCACCTTCATGGCAAAGCCGATCCAGGGCCAGCCCGGCTCGGCGATGCACATCCACCAGTCGATCATCGACAAGAAGACGGGCAAGAACGTCTTCACCGCCGAGGACGGTTCGGAGACGGACGCCTTCGGCCACTTCATCGGCGGCATGCAGAAGCACGTGCCGGCAGCCCTCGTAATGTTCGCGCCCTACGTGAACTCCTACCGGCGGCTGACGCAGGCGGCCTCCGCGCCCGTCAACACGAAATGGGGCTACGACAACCGCACGACCGCCTTCCGCGTGCCGCGTTCGGACCCGGCGGCGCGGCGCGTCGAGAACCGCATCCCCTCGTCCGACGCCAACCCCTACCTGGCGCTCGCCGCCTCGCTCGCCTGTGGCCTGATCGGCATGCAGCAGAAAATCCGGCCCGACGCACCGGTCGGAACGACGGCGAACGAGGACGAGATCGACCTGCCCCGCGGCCTGCTCGAGGCCGTGGAGCTGTTCGAGAACGACGAGCAGCTGCGCGCGATGCTGGGCGACGTGTTCGTGTCGACCTACGCCGCCATCAAGAAGGCCGAGTTCGAGACCTTCATGGAGGTGATCAGCCCCTGGGAGCGGGAGTATCTGCTGCTGAACGTGTGA
- a CDS encoding XRE family transcriptional regulator: MAEQKIFAGPRIRRIRNAKGLTQTSMAEGLGISPSYLNLIERNQRPLTVQLILKLASVYKVEPDELQAEAGGTISALKEVFADPLLAGELPGDQELLEIAEAAPNVSSGVIKLFRAYREQAVRLSDLSEMLARDGRATALSSARLPIDEVHEVFERRPNHFASIEEEAEAFTALLQPGDDLAGALKAWLKREAGIIVRVLPVATMPNWRRRYDRHSQRLFISERLSPFDQLREIAMEACLVRMSVAIGAELQALKLSSDEARRLARFELARYAAHALMMPYGAFHSAALRARYDIDVLRSRFGVSFEQAANRLTMLQRPGAQGVPFFMLEVDNAGHRFRKAGAQGFPQARFGGGCPKLSVHAAFAQPAQILVEAVEMPDGAEFLTIARTLEGPQGAFNERPRRTALLLGCDIGFRDEIVYAMALPGGQPGTAAKPGQVPAIAVGPACRLCERSGCLARAEPPVTRPLGLDEMVTGLSAFDFR; this comes from the coding sequence ATGGCCGAGCAGAAGATCTTCGCCGGACCGCGCATCAGGCGCATCCGCAACGCCAAGGGGCTGACCCAGACGTCGATGGCCGAGGGGCTGGGCATCTCGCCGTCCTATCTCAACCTGATCGAGCGCAACCAGCGGCCGCTGACCGTGCAGCTCATCCTCAAGCTCGCCTCCGTCTACAAGGTGGAGCCTGACGAACTGCAGGCCGAGGCCGGCGGCACGATTTCCGCTCTGAAGGAGGTGTTCGCCGACCCCCTGTTGGCCGGCGAGCTGCCCGGGGACCAGGAACTTCTGGAGATCGCGGAAGCCGCGCCCAACGTCTCGTCGGGCGTGATCAAGCTCTTCCGCGCCTATCGCGAGCAGGCCGTGCGGCTGTCGGACCTGTCGGAAATGCTTGCGCGTGATGGCCGCGCCACTGCGCTGTCCTCAGCCCGCCTGCCGATCGATGAGGTGCACGAGGTGTTCGAGCGGCGTCCGAACCACTTCGCCTCGATCGAGGAGGAGGCGGAGGCCTTCACTGCGCTTCTCCAGCCCGGCGACGACCTCGCCGGCGCGCTCAAGGCCTGGCTGAAGCGCGAGGCGGGTATCATCGTGCGCGTACTGCCGGTGGCGACCATGCCCAACTGGCGCCGCCGCTACGATCGCCATTCGCAGCGCCTGTTCATCTCCGAGCGGCTGTCGCCCTTCGACCAGCTGCGCGAGATCGCGATGGAGGCCTGCCTCGTTCGTATGAGCGTGGCGATCGGAGCCGAGCTCCAGGCGCTGAAACTGTCGTCTGACGAGGCGCGCAGGCTGGCGCGCTTCGAGCTGGCGCGCTACGCCGCCCATGCGCTGATGATGCCTTACGGCGCGTTTCATTCCGCGGCGCTGCGGGCCCGCTACGACATCGACGTGCTGCGCTCTCGCTTCGGCGTCTCCTTCGAGCAGGCGGCGAACCGGCTGACAATGCTGCAGCGGCCGGGCGCGCAGGGCGTGCCCTTCTTTATGCTGGAGGTCGACAATGCCGGCCACCGCTTCCGCAAGGCGGGCGCGCAAGGGTTCCCCCAGGCGCGCTTCGGCGGAGGCTGCCCGAAGCTCTCGGTCCATGCCGCCTTCGCCCAGCCGGCCCAGATTCTCGTCGAGGCCGTCGAAATGCCGGACGGGGCGGAATTCCTGACCATCGCCCGCACGCTCGAAGGTCCGCAGGGCGCCTTCAACGAACGCCCCCGCCGCACAGCGCTGCTGCTCGGCTGCGACATCGGCTTCAGGGATGAGATCGTCTACGCGATGGCGCTGCCGGGCGGCCAGCCCGGCACCGCGGCCAAGCCCGGCCAGGTTCCGGCGATCGCCGTCGGCCCGGCCTGCCGGCTCTGCGAACGCTCCGGCTGCCTGGCGCGGGCCGAGCCGCCGGTGACGCGGCCATTGGGGCTGGATGAGATGGTGACGGGACTGAGCGCGTTCGATTTCAGGTGA
- a CDS encoding CAP domain-containing protein, whose translation MTKTVAKIFWPLGVAMALMMVLVLSGCQSISLLRVEGAGANATAEQHLAAIRKGAGLSPLAPDSRLEAAARQQAELMAAAGRMKHTTGRGKDFLTRVRGNGVETAAAENIAYGRFGLEGLFKAWVNSPGHRRNMLDPRFTRFGLASAKGEGDRRYWALIVAR comes from the coding sequence GTGACCAAGACAGTAGCGAAGATTTTCTGGCCCCTCGGCGTCGCGATGGCGTTGATGATGGTGCTGGTGCTCTCGGGGTGCCAGTCGATCTCGCTGCTCAGGGTCGAGGGCGCCGGCGCGAATGCCACCGCGGAGCAACATCTCGCTGCCATCCGCAAGGGCGCGGGCCTCTCCCCGCTCGCCCCCGACAGCCGGCTTGAGGCCGCCGCGCGCCAGCAGGCCGAACTGATGGCCGCAGCCGGCAGGATGAAGCACACGACCGGCCGGGGAAAGGATTTCCTCACCCGCGTGCGTGGTAACGGCGTCGAAACGGCCGCCGCCGAGAACATCGCCTATGGCCGGTTCGGACTCGAAGGTCTCTTCAAGGCCTGGGTCAATTCGCCGGGCCACCGGCGCAACATGCTCGACCCCCGCTTCACCCGCTTCGGACTGGCCTCCGCCAAGGGCGAGGGAGACCGGCGCTACTGGGCGCTGATCGTCGCGCGCTAG
- a CDS encoding response regulator, whose translation MPNENVDPIASRDEAQEAIIGQTLTQPETVIVVSASPVNLIVLSRIVERARLKAVSCEPGLAGPHIARIDPLMVILDGGSDMRECDAALAPIAAQKRLSDGTRPHVVLLTVQNMPPDTVDLGGLIDSLVAKPVTPERLQPLIETVRDRRS comes from the coding sequence ATGCCCAATGAGAACGTCGACCCGATCGCCTCGCGCGACGAAGCGCAGGAAGCGATCATCGGACAGACGCTCACCCAGCCCGAGACTGTGATCGTGGTCAGCGCTTCGCCGGTGAACCTGATCGTGCTGTCGCGGATTGTCGAGCGCGCGCGTCTCAAGGCGGTGAGCTGTGAACCCGGCCTGGCCGGGCCGCATATCGCCCGCATCGATCCGCTAATGGTGATCCTGGATGGCGGCAGCGACATGCGCGAGTGCGACGCTGCGCTCGCCCCGATCGCTGCGCAGAAGCGCCTGTCGGACGGCACGAGGCCGCATGTCGTGCTGCTGACGGTGCAGAACATGCCACCGGACACCGTGGACCTGGGCGGATTGATCGATTCCCTTGTCGCGAAGCCGGTTACGCCGGAACGGCTGCAACCGCTGATCGAGACCGTCCGCGACCGCCGATCCTGA
- a CDS encoding WD40 repeat domain-containing protein, translated as MLLGRLPQGILAIVAAAIGIWCLRAVYLLLGTSSALSWTSDTALVAVLAASGLVCLFGAALMLLRLADRPRVDVQNTQQFGRFAVDSKPSRSLLVPLLAVAGVVGVVALGAHQFGLLRTTGQPVKDSGQQAAGEPVPSGAQAPPAAPATPSASTEEKTSPAPAAPAPVEPTVAPPAPQETAAAPPAAAPPVENAPPTVPPVTTVPMPKPDPMPTQAEGHRDAVVWLSLAADGNSFLSASTDKTIKLWSIPDRKLVRTVASHPDMVRSAIFLPDGKRIVTAGDDGEIVVRNLADGAPLHVFSVKDHGGVNKIAISPDGRRMVSGHEAGTVLFWDLEKLVPLHVERAHGWSVAGVAISDDGSRALSGSIDGDLKLWDVNEGTLLRYWGGHERGTYGMAFTHDGKFAVTGSGDRTIKLWELQSGRLVRQFDGHSQTVYTIALSQDGTRILSGSLDGTARLWDLENGTEIAQYVGHRGPVYSVAFGPEGTVLTGGYDRSIRIWREAGPPAVAVLAGAPQ; from the coding sequence ATGCTGCTCGGCAGGCTTCCCCAAGGTATTCTCGCCATCGTGGCGGCGGCGATCGGCATCTGGTGCCTTCGCGCCGTCTATCTGTTGCTCGGCACGTCGTCGGCGCTGTCATGGACAAGCGATACGGCTTTGGTGGCGGTCCTCGCCGCCAGCGGCTTGGTCTGCCTGTTCGGAGCAGCACTCATGCTCTTGAGGCTCGCCGACAGGCCGCGTGTCGACGTCCAGAACACCCAGCAGTTCGGCAGGTTCGCAGTCGACTCCAAACCCAGCCGGTCGCTGCTGGTGCCTCTCCTCGCCGTTGCGGGCGTGGTCGGCGTCGTGGCGCTTGGCGCGCATCAGTTCGGCTTGCTGCGCACGACCGGACAGCCCGTCAAAGATTCTGGACAACAGGCGGCAGGCGAACCCGTTCCGTCCGGTGCGCAGGCGCCGCCGGCCGCACCCGCGACGCCTTCGGCGAGCACGGAGGAAAAGACTTCGCCTGCGCCTGCTGCCCCGGCTCCGGTCGAGCCTACGGTCGCGCCGCCCGCGCCCCAGGAGACCGCCGCCGCTCCTCCGGCTGCGGCGCCGCCCGTCGAAAACGCCCCGCCAACAGTCCCGCCGGTCACGACCGTGCCGATGCCGAAACCTGACCCCATGCCGACGCAGGCGGAAGGTCATCGCGACGCCGTGGTCTGGCTGTCGCTCGCGGCGGACGGCAACTCCTTCCTCAGCGCCAGCACGGACAAGACCATCAAGCTCTGGAGCATCCCGGACAGGAAGCTGGTCAGGACCGTCGCAAGCCATCCCGACATGGTGCGATCGGCCATCTTCCTGCCCGACGGCAAGCGGATCGTCACGGCCGGCGACGATGGCGAGATCGTCGTCAGGAACCTGGCCGATGGAGCCCCGCTGCACGTGTTCTCCGTCAAGGACCATGGCGGCGTGAACAAGATCGCCATCTCCCCCGACGGCCGGCGGATGGTGAGCGGGCACGAGGCGGGAACGGTGCTGTTCTGGGATCTCGAGAAGCTCGTGCCACTGCACGTCGAACGCGCTCATGGCTGGTCGGTCGCCGGCGTCGCGATCTCGGACGACGGCAGCCGCGCGCTGAGCGGCAGCATCGACGGCGACCTGAAGCTTTGGGATGTCAACGAAGGGACGCTGCTGCGCTACTGGGGCGGGCACGAGCGCGGCACCTACGGCATGGCCTTCACCCACGACGGGAAATTCGCGGTGACCGGCAGCGGCGATCGGACGATCAAGCTGTGGGAACTGCAGAGCGGGCGGCTTGTGCGCCAGTTCGACGGACATTCCCAGACCGTCTATACGATCGCCCTGTCGCAAGACGGCACGCGTATCCTCAGCGGCTCGCTGGATGGTACCGCCCGGCTCTGGGATCTCGAGAACGGCACCGAGATCGCCCAGTATGTCGGCCATCGGGGACCGGTCTATTCGGTCGCGTTCGGACCGGAGGGCACCGTGCTGACGGGTGGTTACGACCGCTCGATCCGCATCTGGCGCGAAGCGGGTCCGCCGGCCGTCGCGGTGCTTGCGGGTGCCCCGCAATAG
- a CDS encoding NADPH:quinone reductase, with amino-acid sequence MLHVGEMETPEPGLNEVRVKIHTSGVNPSDVKSRRGRPLMWPRIIPHSDGAGVIEAVGKGVDHARIGERVWIWNGQWKRPFGTAAEYCVLPAEQAVRLPPKIDFATGACLGIPALTALQALRLFGPVGGKTLLITGAGSSVGHYASQFAKARGARVIGTASAAKAEHARSGGADFVVDYQTKDVAKVVKDLTKGKGVDGIIDMDLSSSARLIAEAVMAPHGTMVCYGSNQPTDIALNFLALLWNSYTLKFFLLYELKPEDRKATIAELTKALEDGGIRHSIGPRFLLRDIARAHEEVEAGRSVGNVVLDVA; translated from the coding sequence GTGCTGCATGTCGGCGAGATGGAAACGCCCGAGCCGGGGCTGAACGAGGTGCGGGTGAAGATCCACACCTCTGGCGTGAACCCTTCCGACGTGAAGAGCCGGCGCGGACGGCCGCTGATGTGGCCACGCATCATTCCGCATTCGGACGGGGCCGGCGTGATCGAGGCCGTCGGCAAGGGCGTGGACCACGCCCGCATCGGCGAGCGCGTCTGGATCTGGAACGGGCAGTGGAAACGGCCGTTCGGCACCGCCGCCGAATATTGCGTCCTTCCTGCCGAGCAGGCGGTGCGCCTGCCGCCGAAGATCGACTTCGCGACCGGCGCATGCCTCGGCATTCCGGCGCTGACCGCACTGCAGGCCCTGCGCCTGTTCGGACCCGTCGGCGGCAAGACGCTGCTCATCACCGGCGCCGGATCGTCGGTCGGCCACTATGCCTCGCAATTTGCCAAGGCCCGGGGCGCGCGCGTGATCGGCACCGCCTCCGCCGCCAAGGCCGAACATGCCCGCAGCGGCGGCGCCGATTTCGTAGTCGACTACCAGACCAAGGATGTTGCCAAGGTCGTGAAGGACCTGACCAAGGGCAAGGGCGTCGATGGCATCATCGACATGGACCTCTCCTCCAGCGCGCGGCTGATCGCGGAGGCCGTGATGGCGCCGCACGGAACGATGGTCTGCTACGGCTCGAACCAGCCGACCGACATCGCGCTCAATTTCCTGGCCCTGCTCTGGAACAGCTACACGCTGAAGTTCTTCCTCCTCTACGAACTCAAGCCGGAGGACAGGAAAGCGACGATCGCCGAACTGACCAAGGCGCTCGAAGACGGCGGCATCCGCCACTCGATCGGCCCCCGTTTTCTGCTGCGCGACATCGCGAGAGCGCATGAAGAGGTCGAGGCCGGCAGGTCGGTCGGCAACGTGGTGCTGGATGTGGCCTAG
- the aceA gene encoding isocitrate lyase, translating into MTDFYNLVPSAPEGRYDGIERPYSPEDVKRLRGSVQIRQTLAEMGANRLWKLLHEENFVNALGAMSGNQAMQQVRAGLKAIYLSGWQVAADANTASAMYPDQSLYPANAAPELVKRINRTLQRADQIETSEGNGLSVDTWFAPIVADAEAGFGGPLNAFEIMKAFIEAGAAGVHFEDQLASEKKCGHLGGKVLIPTAAHIRNLNAARLAADVMGTSTLIVARTDAEAAKLLTSDIDERDQPFVDYDAGRTVEGFYQVRNGIEPCIARAIAYAPNCDLIWMETGKPDLAQARKFAEAVHRAYPGKMLAYNCSPSFNWKKNLDDATIAKFQRELGAMGYKFQFITLAGFHQLNYGMFELARGYRDRQMAAYSELQEAEFAAEVNGYTATKHQREVGTGYFDAVSMAITGGKSSTTAMHESTEHEQFRPAAE; encoded by the coding sequence ATGACCGATTTTTACAATCTCGTCCCGTCCGCGCCGGAAGGCCGCTACGATGGCATCGAGCGCCCCTACAGCCCTGAAGACGTCAAGCGGCTGCGCGGCTCGGTCCAGATCAGGCAGACGCTGGCCGAGATGGGCGCAAACCGCCTGTGGAAGCTTCTTCACGAGGAGAACTTCGTCAACGCGCTGGGCGCCATGTCGGGCAACCAGGCGATGCAGCAGGTGCGCGCCGGGCTGAAGGCGATCTACCTGTCCGGCTGGCAGGTCGCCGCCGACGCCAACACGGCGTCCGCCATGTATCCGGACCAGTCGCTCTACCCGGCCAATGCCGCGCCGGAACTCGTCAAGCGCATCAACCGCACGCTGCAGCGCGCCGACCAGATCGAGACGTCGGAAGGCAACGGCCTGTCGGTCGACACCTGGTTCGCCCCCATCGTCGCCGACGCGGAGGCCGGCTTCGGCGGCCCGCTGAACGCGTTCGAGATCATGAAGGCGTTCATCGAGGCCGGCGCCGCGGGCGTGCACTTCGAGGACCAGCTGGCGTCGGAGAAGAAGTGCGGCCATCTCGGCGGCAAGGTGCTGATCCCGACCGCGGCGCACATCCGCAACCTCAACGCGGCGCGGCTCGCCGCCGACGTCATGGGCACCTCGACGCTGATCGTCGCCCGCACCGACGCCGAGGCCGCCAAGCTGCTCACCTCCGACATCGACGAGCGCGACCAGCCCTTCGTCGACTACGACGCCGGGCGCACGGTCGAGGGCTTCTACCAGGTGCGCAACGGCATCGAGCCCTGCATCGCGCGGGCGATCGCCTATGCGCCGAACTGCGACCTGATCTGGATGGAGACCGGCAAACCCGACCTCGCCCAGGCGCGGAAGTTCGCGGAAGCCGTGCACAGGGCCTACCCGGGCAAGATGCTGGCCTACAACTGCTCGCCCTCGTTCAACTGGAAGAAGAACCTGGACGACGCGACGATCGCGAAGTTCCAGCGGGAACTCGGCGCGATGGGCTACAAGTTCCAGTTCATCACGCTGGCCGGCTTCCACCAGCTGAACTACGGCATGTTCGAACTGGCCCGCGGCTACAGGGACCGCCAGATGGCGGCCTATTCGGAGCTGCAGGAGGCCGAGTTCGCCGCGGAGGTGAACGGCTACACGGCGACGAAGCACCAGCGAGAGGTCGGCACCGGCTACTTCGACGCCGTGTCGATGGCGATCACCGGCGGCAAGTCGTCGACGACGGCCATGCACGAGTCGACCGAGCACGAGCAGTTCCGTCCGGCCGCCGAGTAA
- a CDS encoding sugar O-acetyltransferase — MAADQPRSAREKMAAGEWYSFWDPELTALRERAQEAIFEHNTLPPSKRGNIAPALAAILGAVGEGCRIEQPFHCAYGVNIAMGDGAYMNFGCVVLDHGGVAIGRKAMIGPRVQIYTVEHHREPEPRNAGMEIARPVVIGDNVWIGGGAIILGGVTIGDGAIIAAGSVVTRDVPPGATVAGNPARAVG; from the coding sequence ATGGCCGCCGATCAACCCCGCAGCGCGCGCGAAAAGATGGCGGCGGGCGAGTGGTACAGCTTCTGGGACCCGGAGCTGACGGCGCTGCGCGAGCGGGCGCAGGAGGCGATCTTCGAGCACAACACCCTGCCGCCGTCGAAGCGCGGCAACATCGCGCCCGCGCTGGCCGCCATCCTCGGCGCGGTCGGCGAGGGCTGCCGCATCGAGCAGCCGTTCCATTGCGCCTACGGCGTCAACATCGCGATGGGAGACGGCGCCTACATGAACTTCGGCTGCGTCGTCCTCGATCATGGCGGCGTCGCAATAGGCCGCAAGGCGATGATCGGGCCGCGGGTGCAGATCTACACGGTGGAGCACCACAGGGAGCCTGAACCGCGCAATGCCGGCATGGAGATCGCCCGGCCGGTGGTGATCGGCGACAATGTCTGGATCGGCGGCGGCGCGATCATTCTCGGCGGCGTGACGATCGGCGACGGCGCGATCATCGCCGCCGGCTCGGTCGTTACCCGCGACGTTCCGCCCGGGGCCACCGTGGCCGGCAACCCGGCGCGGGCGGTCGGGTAG
- a CDS encoding beta-ketoacyl-ACP synthase III produces the protein MHRVAITGTGIFTPDEVITNAELVASYNEYARRQNEEHADEIAAGSREPMPMSSEEFIFKASGIERRHVMNKSGVLDPDRMMPKLRPRADEELSIMAEIAVDAANKALAQAGRTAGEVDAVICAASNHERAYPAIAVEIQQALGIKGFAFDMNVACSSATFGIQAAADMIRCGSARSILMVNPEITSGHQEWRDRDCHFIFGDVCTAVLMERVDGEVPGAWEILSTRLVTEFSNNIRNNNGFLRRTHDQMGERRDMQFMQEGRKVFKQVVPMVAELMLGHLADEGMKPSDLSRMWLHQANKNMNDFIGQKVLGREPSREEQPNVLQDYANTSSAGSIIAFSKFSDDLPAGSRGVICSFGAGYSAGSVIVQRM, from the coding sequence ATGCACAGGGTCGCCATCACCGGCACGGGCATCTTCACGCCCGACGAGGTCATCACCAATGCGGAACTGGTGGCCTCCTACAACGAATATGCACGCCGCCAGAACGAGGAGCATGCCGACGAGATCGCGGCGGGCAGCCGCGAGCCGATGCCGATGTCCAGCGAAGAGTTCATCTTCAAGGCCTCCGGCATCGAGCGGCGCCATGTGATGAACAAGTCTGGCGTGCTGGATCCCGACCGGATGATGCCGAAGCTCAGGCCCCGCGCGGACGAGGAACTGTCGATCATGGCCGAGATCGCGGTGGACGCGGCGAACAAGGCGCTGGCGCAGGCCGGGCGCACAGCAGGCGAGGTGGATGCCGTGATCTGCGCGGCGTCGAACCACGAGCGCGCCTATCCGGCGATCGCGGTGGAGATCCAGCAGGCGCTGGGCATCAAGGGCTTCGCCTTCGACATGAACGTCGCCTGTTCCTCGGCGACCTTCGGCATACAGGCCGCCGCCGACATGATCCGCTGCGGCTCGGCGCGTTCGATCCTGATGGTCAATCCGGAGATCACCTCGGGCCACCAGGAATGGCGCGACCGCGACTGCCATTTCATCTTCGGCGACGTCTGCACCGCCGTGCTGATGGAGCGCGTCGACGGCGAGGTGCCGGGCGCATGGGAGATCCTGTCGACACGCCTCGTCACGGAGTTCTCCAACAACATCCGCAACAACAACGGCTTCCTGCGCCGCACGCACGACCAGATGGGCGAGCGCCGCGACATGCAGTTCATGCAGGAGGGCCGCAAGGTCTTCAAGCAGGTGGTGCCGATGGTGGCCGAGCTGATGCTGGGACATCTCGCCGACGAGGGCATGAAGCCGTCCGACCTGAGCCGCATGTGGCTGCACCAGGCCAACAAGAACATGAACGACTTCATCGGCCAGAAGGTGCTTGGCCGCGAGCCGTCGCGCGAGGAACAGCCGAACGTGCTGCAGGACTATGCGAACACGTCGTCGGCCGGCTCGATCATCGCCTTCTCCAAGTTCTCGGACGACCTGCCCGCCGGCAGCCGCGGCGTCATCTGCTCCTTCGGCGCCGGCTATTCGGCCGGCAGCGTGATCGTTCAGCGGATGTGA